A stretch of the Medicago truncatula cultivar Jemalong A17 chromosome 5, MtrunA17r5.0-ANR, whole genome shotgun sequence genome encodes the following:
- the LOC11425703 gene encoding 1-aminocyclopropane-1-carboxylate oxidase, with translation MMMNFPIISLEKLNGVERKDTMEKIKDACENWGFFELVNHGIPHDLMDTLERLTKEHYRKCMEHRFKEVISSKGLDVVQTEVKDMDWESTFHVRHLPESNISEIPDLSDEYRKVMKEFSLRLEKLAEELLDLLCENLGLEKGYLKKAFYGSRGPTFGTKVANYPQCPNPELVKGLRAHTDAGGIILLFQDDKVSGLQLLKDGQWVDVPPMRHSIVVNLGDQLEVITNGKYKSVEHRVIAQTNGTRMSIASFYNPGSDAVIYPAPELLEKQTEEKHNVYPKFVFEEYMKIYAALKFHAKEPRFEALKESNVNLGPIAIV, from the exons atgatgatgaacttCCCAATTATTAGCTTGGAGAAACTCAATGgtgttgaaagaaaagataCCATGGAGAAAATTAAGGATGCTTGTGAGAATTGGGGATTCTTTGAG CTGGTGAATCATGGTATACCCCATGACCTTATGGACACATTGGAGAGGTTGACCAAAGAGCACTATAGGAAATGCATGGAGCATAGGTTTAAGGAAGTCATATCAAGCAAAGGCTTAGATGTTGTCCAAACTGAGGTCAAAGATATGGATTGGGAAAGCACCTTCCATGTTCGTCACCTCCCTGAATCAAACATTTCAGAGATACCTGATCTCAGTGATGAATACAG GAAAGTAATGAAGGAATTTTCTCTGAGGTTAGAGAAACTAGCAGAAGAGCTTTTGGATTTGTTATGTGAGAATCTTGGACTAGAGAAAGGTTACCTTAAAAAGGCATTTTATGGATCAAGAGGACCAACTTTTGGCACCAAAGTAGCCAACTACCCTCAATGCCCAAATCCAGAGCTGGTGAAGGGTCTTCGTGCTCACACCGATGCCGGAGGAATCATCCTTCTCTTCCAGGATGATAAGGTCAGTGGCCTACAATTGCTCAAAGATGGCCAGTGGGTTGATGTTCCCCCAATGCGCCACTCCATCGTTGTCAACCTTGGTGACCAACTTGag GTAATAACAAATGGCAAGTACAAGAGTGTGGAACACCGTGTGATAGCACAAACAAATGGAACAAGAATGTCCATAGCATCATTCTACAACCCTGGGAGTGATGCTGTCATTTACCCTGCTCCAGAATTGTTGGAAAAACAGACAGAGGAAAAACACAATGTGTACCCAAAATTTGTGTTTGAAGAGTACATGAAGATCTATGCTGCTTTAAAATTCCATGCTAAGGAACCAAGATTTGAAGCCCTGAAAGAATCAAATGTAAATTTGGGTCCAATTGCAATtgtttaa
- the LOC11433361 gene encoding uncharacterized protein isoform X2 — protein MTAIVDSDNILLNISSDEVNDFISEYTLEGKWDSVIRLYNKFPEQAHTAIISDSAGTPLHVAIDLDEEDVVNELVNAILTHNNFEALEMVNERGDTPLHFAASRGFARICNCIIGSENERIYLLSCKNKNGETPFFQAAVNWRKQAFAYLAHISKGMVNLQELVRNDGDSILHTAIRGEYFDLAVIIVHQYDYLSTHLNKEGSTPLKVLAARPSAFKSASNLSWYKRILYHCILVEPLDHEKAMRSNLRKMEAGSDSNKMKLPDNYTTLYEFVSIFGKTLLKKKDEDPEDPSNKSKKKKEEDPSNKSEKYPVGFLPKNYETFLEFVKSAYVHTLGLSGVELKDVKIAKKKHTWSSQLLKVLMKRPYAAFTGAGGQPPDTEIDPNIINVFDHHFKQVKSRQPVIVETLRMRMIKHSKPELWNNLILAMDKEENTILHLAAKALGDGKPWQIAGSALQMMWDIKWFQYIKSLVPQHFYFRSNNKGKTSSEIFKTTHENLIQESSSWLKDTSESCSVVSGLVAGVSFATASQVPGGTTDEGSPVLEGKPAFDAFAISSLIGLCFSVTGLIMFLSILTSRKQAKDFRRDLPLKLLLGLSSLFVSIASMFISFCTGHFFLLSHNFKSILFPIYAATCLPVTFYAVAQFPLYFDLITSILTKVPTATDKGDNL, from the exons ATGACTGCTATTGTTGATAGTGATAACATATTACTCAACATTTCATCCGATGAAGTTAACGATTTTATAAGTGAGTACACATTGGAAGGTAAATGGGATAGTGTAATAAGGTTGTACAATAAATTTCCAGAACAAGCTCACACAGCAATTATCTCTGATTCAGCTGGCACTCCATTGCATGTAGCCATAGATTTGGACGAAGAAGATGTTGTCAATGAGCTTGTGAATGCAATTTTAACACATAATAATTTTGAGGCATTGGAAATGGTGAATGAACGTGGAGACACACCATTGCATTTTGCAGCATCAAGGGGTTTTGCAAGAATATGCAACTGTATAATTGGTAGTGAGAATGAGAGGATATATTTGTTGagttgtaaaaataaaaatggtgaGACACCTTTTTTTCAAGCTGCTGTTAATTGGAGAAAACAAGCTTTTGCTTATCTTGCTCATATTTCCAAAGGGATGGTCAATTTGCAAGAACTTGTACGAAATGATGGTGATAGTATTCTTCACACTGCTATCCGAGGAGAATATTTCG ATTTGGCTGTGATAATAGTACATCAATATGATTACCTCAGCACACATCTGAACAAAGAAGGATCAACTCCTCTCAAAGTCCTTGCAGCTAGACCTTCAGCCTTCAAAAGTGCAAGCAACCTTTCATGGTATAAGCGAATCCTATACCACT GCATACTCGTGGAACCACTGGATCATGAAAAAGCAATGAGGTCAAATTTGAGAAAGATGGAGGCTGGTTCAGATTCCAACAAGATGAAGTTACCAGATAACTATACCACTTTATATGAGTTCGTTTCTATATTTG gaaAAACCcttttaaagaagaaagatgaagaCCCAGAAGATCCATCaaacaaatccaaaaaaaaaaaagaagaagatccaTCAAACAAATCAGAGAAATATCCTGTTGGATTTTTGCCAAAAAATTATGAAACCTTTCTTGAATTTGTCAAGTCTGCGTATGTACACACTCTTGGCCTTTCAGGAGTAG AGTTGAAGGATGTAAAGATTGCAAAGAAGAAGCACACATGGAGTAGTCAGCTGTTGAAGGTATTGATGAAAAGACCTTATGCAGCATTCACCGGTGCCGGTGGTCAACCACCTGATACGGAAATTGATCCTAACATTATTAATGTTTTTGATCACCACTTCAAACAAg TGAAGTCAAGACAACCCGTTATTGTTGAGACATTGAGAATGAGAATGATTAAGCACTCAAAACCAGAACTTTGGAATAACTTAATTCTTGCAATGGATAAGGAGGAGAATACAATATTGCATTTGGCAGCAAAGGCACTAGGTGATGGTAAACCTTGGCAGATTGCTGGTTCTGCCTTACAAATGATGTGGGATATAAAATGGTTTCAG TATATCAAAAGCCTTGTACCACAACACTTCTACTTTAGAAGCAACAACAAGGGCAAAACATCAAGTGAAATTTTCAAGACAACACACGAAAATCTTATACAAGAGAGCAGCAGTTGGCTAAAAGACACGTCAGAATCCTGCTCCGTCGTATCTGGCCTTGTAGCCGGTGTTTCCTTTGCCACAGCAAGCCAAGTACCTGGCGGCACAACCGATGAAGGCAGTCCAGTATTAGAAGGCAAGCCTGCATTTGACGCCTTTGCCATTTCTTCACTTATCGGTCTTTGCTTCTCTGTTACCGGACTCATCATGTTCCTTTCAATTCTCACTTCTCGTAAACAAGCCAAAGATTTTCGTCGAGATTTGCCACTGAAACTTCTTCTTGGGCTAAGTTCTCTCTTTGTGTCCATTGCTTCAATGTTTATTTCATTCTGCACTGGACATTTTTTTCTGCTTAGCCATAATTTTAAGTCGATTTTGTTCCCAATTTATGCAGCAACTTGTTTGCCTGTGACTTTCTATGCCGTTGCACAATTTCCTCTTTACTTTGATCTTATAACGTCTATTTTAACTAAGGTTCCAACGGCAACTGATAAAGGtgacaatttataa
- the LOC11433361 gene encoding uncharacterized protein isoform X1, whose product MTAIVDSDNILLNISSDEVNDFISEYTLEGKWDSVIRLYNKFPEQAHTAIISDSAGTPLHVAIDLDEEDVVNELVNAILTHNNFEALEMVNERGDTPLHFAASRGFARICNCIIGSENERIYLLSCKNKNGETPFFQAAVNWRKQAFAYLAHISKGMVNLQELVRNDGDSILHTAIRGEYFDLAVIIVHQYDYLSTHLNKEGSTPLKVLAARPSAFKSASNLSWYKRILYHCILVEPLDHEKAMRSNLRKMEAGSDSNKMKLPDNYTTLYEFVSIFGKTLLKKKDEDPEDPSNKSKKKKEEDPSNKSEKYPVGFLPKNYETFLEFVKSAYVHTLGLSGVELKDVKIAKKKHTWSSQLLKVLMKRPYAAFTGAGGQPPDTEIDPNIINVFDHHFKQGETNRFDEQEQKPKENEIQKTISTPNKTKTETKLENEKEEVDKKETPFLVAAKNGIVELVNEFLDKIPSAIHDTNSRKENVLHVAVKSRQPVIVETLRMRMIKHSKPELWNNLILAMDKEENTILHLAAKALGDGKPWQIAGSALQMMWDIKWFQYIKSLVPQHFYFRSNNKGKTSSEIFKTTHENLIQESSSWLKDTSESCSVVSGLVAGVSFATASQVPGGTTDEGSPVLEGKPAFDAFAISSLIGLCFSVTGLIMFLSILTSRKQAKDFRRDLPLKLLLGLSSLFVSIASMFISFCTGHFFLLSHNFKSILFPIYAATCLPVTFYAVAQFPLYFDLITSILTKVPTATDKGDNL is encoded by the exons ATGACTGCTATTGTTGATAGTGATAACATATTACTCAACATTTCATCCGATGAAGTTAACGATTTTATAAGTGAGTACACATTGGAAGGTAAATGGGATAGTGTAATAAGGTTGTACAATAAATTTCCAGAACAAGCTCACACAGCAATTATCTCTGATTCAGCTGGCACTCCATTGCATGTAGCCATAGATTTGGACGAAGAAGATGTTGTCAATGAGCTTGTGAATGCAATTTTAACACATAATAATTTTGAGGCATTGGAAATGGTGAATGAACGTGGAGACACACCATTGCATTTTGCAGCATCAAGGGGTTTTGCAAGAATATGCAACTGTATAATTGGTAGTGAGAATGAGAGGATATATTTGTTGagttgtaaaaataaaaatggtgaGACACCTTTTTTTCAAGCTGCTGTTAATTGGAGAAAACAAGCTTTTGCTTATCTTGCTCATATTTCCAAAGGGATGGTCAATTTGCAAGAACTTGTACGAAATGATGGTGATAGTATTCTTCACACTGCTATCCGAGGAGAATATTTCG ATTTGGCTGTGATAATAGTACATCAATATGATTACCTCAGCACACATCTGAACAAAGAAGGATCAACTCCTCTCAAAGTCCTTGCAGCTAGACCTTCAGCCTTCAAAAGTGCAAGCAACCTTTCATGGTATAAGCGAATCCTATACCACT GCATACTCGTGGAACCACTGGATCATGAAAAAGCAATGAGGTCAAATTTGAGAAAGATGGAGGCTGGTTCAGATTCCAACAAGATGAAGTTACCAGATAACTATACCACTTTATATGAGTTCGTTTCTATATTTG gaaAAACCcttttaaagaagaaagatgaagaCCCAGAAGATCCATCaaacaaatccaaaaaaaaaaaagaagaagatccaTCAAACAAATCAGAGAAATATCCTGTTGGATTTTTGCCAAAAAATTATGAAACCTTTCTTGAATTTGTCAAGTCTGCGTATGTACACACTCTTGGCCTTTCAGGAGTAG AGTTGAAGGATGTAAAGATTGCAAAGAAGAAGCACACATGGAGTAGTCAGCTGTTGAAGGTATTGATGAAAAGACCTTATGCAGCATTCACCGGTGCCGGTGGTCAACCACCTGATACGGAAATTGATCCTAACATTATTAATGTTTTTGATCACCACTTCAAACAAg GTGAAACCAATAGGTTCGAtgaacaagaacaaaaacctAAAGAAAATGAGATACAGAAAACCATATCAACTCCAAATAAAACAAAGACGGAAACAAaacttgaaaatgaaaaggaagaAGTTGACAAAAAGGAGACACCATTTTTGGTTGCAGCGAAAAATGGAATAGTTGAACTGGTTAACGAATTTCTAGACAAAATTCCAAGTGCCATTCATGACACAAACTCAAGGAAAGAAAATGTATTGCATGTTGCAGTGAAGTCAAGACAACCCGTTATTGTTGAGACATTGAGAATGAGAATGATTAAGCACTCAAAACCAGAACTTTGGAATAACTTAATTCTTGCAATGGATAAGGAGGAGAATACAATATTGCATTTGGCAGCAAAGGCACTAGGTGATGGTAAACCTTGGCAGATTGCTGGTTCTGCCTTACAAATGATGTGGGATATAAAATGGTTTCAG TATATCAAAAGCCTTGTACCACAACACTTCTACTTTAGAAGCAACAACAAGGGCAAAACATCAAGTGAAATTTTCAAGACAACACACGAAAATCTTATACAAGAGAGCAGCAGTTGGCTAAAAGACACGTCAGAATCCTGCTCCGTCGTATCTGGCCTTGTAGCCGGTGTTTCCTTTGCCACAGCAAGCCAAGTACCTGGCGGCACAACCGATGAAGGCAGTCCAGTATTAGAAGGCAAGCCTGCATTTGACGCCTTTGCCATTTCTTCACTTATCGGTCTTTGCTTCTCTGTTACCGGACTCATCATGTTCCTTTCAATTCTCACTTCTCGTAAACAAGCCAAAGATTTTCGTCGAGATTTGCCACTGAAACTTCTTCTTGGGCTAAGTTCTCTCTTTGTGTCCATTGCTTCAATGTTTATTTCATTCTGCACTGGACATTTTTTTCTGCTTAGCCATAATTTTAAGTCGATTTTGTTCCCAATTTATGCAGCAACTTGTTTGCCTGTGACTTTCTATGCCGTTGCACAATTTCCTCTTTACTTTGATCTTATAACGTCTATTTTAACTAAGGTTCCAACGGCAACTGATAAAGGtgacaatttataa